The sequence TCGGGCTCTCTGAAGTGTTTCCTCTGCTGCTATTTTGAGGCCTCCCATTGTGGAGATGGGAGGGGctatggttcagtggtagagcatctgctttgcatacagaaggccccaggttcaatccccagcatctccaggtaaaaggaccaggcagtaggtgagaTGAAAGACCTCGgcctgagagcctggagagctgctgccagtctgagtagacaatactgaccctgacagactgatggtctgattcagtataaggcagccccATATGTATTCTTTTGGGAAGGAGCTTTGGCTCAGTAATAGAGCacctttggcatgcagaaggtcccaagttcaatccccagtatctccaatTAAGAGattcaggtagtaggtgatgggaaagacctccgcctgagaccctggagagttactGCCAGTACacaatattgatcttgatggaccaagggtctgattctgtACAAGGCAGCATCATGTGTATTCCTGAGATATTGAAATGCAGTGATGTTTTGAAAAAGCGTGACACACCCTAATGGCAATTGTGTTGCATTGATAGCTCTCCTTATGACTGGCCTGTCATGCCTGCTTTAGCCTGACACCAGtctctcttttctccttttcagGCACCAAACTAGACAGCTCAGGAGTGGCATTTGCAGTTGTgggggcctgccaggcactgggcTTGCTGGACGTGCACCTGGCGCTCTCCGAGGACCACGCTTGGGTAGTGTTTGGCAAGGATGGTGAGCAGACGGCAGAGGTGACGTGGCATGGCAAGGGCAACGAGGACCGGCGTGGGCAGACAGTGAACTCTGGCGTGGCAGAGCGGGTAACCGTGCTTAACTTGGGGAGAGAAGCATACCCCTTGGAGGGTTTGGTGACACAGAGTGTAGCAGAAGGCGAGTGTGTTCTGAGAAGTGTCTGGCTTGAATCACACTTGTGCTATGACCTTGTGAGGTGGCGTGGGCAAGCCATTTTTCTCTTAGCCTCTCTTCCTTGGCTGCAATATGAAGGTAGCTACAGTTGGGGCAGGGGAGAACAGAGCCACAATTCTGGGTGGGGAATAGCAACTACAGTTTGGAGAGAAAAGGGAGATGTGGTAGAGGGCTGCATACCAAATGGCTCATGAACATCTACAGATGACCctactagcctaccttacaggactaTATGGAAAGGTCCCCGAAAGAATGTATGTGAAGTACTTTGGATCTGTGATGAAATGCGttctttaaaatgttgtttttattatcatCTCCGTTTTCCATGGTGTATAAAATTCCCACAATTTGCCACTGGAGAGAGGAAAGCAAGCATGCCCCGAAGCCCAAGATTTCTCACCTGCAAATCTCCTCCTCCTTTTGGCAGAGCTGGCTTTACCTGAAAGGCTCCTACTTGCGTTGCACTCGCCAGATGGAGGTGGCGTTCATGGTGTGCGCCATCAACCCATCCATTGATCTGCACACAGACAGCCTTGAACTGCTGCAGCTGCAACAGGTGAGTCTCTAAGTCTGGCGTGACTCCCAAATCCCTCCTTGGAGGAGTCCCTCTCGAGGACCTTCTGCCTCCTGTGCAGGGGTGTCCACTGGACCTTATAGGCCCCTTTTGAACCTGAGCATTTTTCTTGCTCCATCCTGATGCCCTTTGCCTTGGTCTGCACACACATTTCCTCTAAACCTTCTGGATCATCCTTCTTCCCATTTGCCTCTTGGGGGGATGGGGTAAATTCAGGTTTACAAAAAATTAtgtatggggtggagaaagtcAAGAGGTCCATCAGTGTTTGTTAACTACAATGACTAAATTAAAACTCCGAATTCGAAGACTGAAACCCTCTGAATACTATTTgtattactgcaatgtgctgtacatggggctgcctttgaaaagtgttcACAAActacaactggtgcagaatgctgcagccagaatgctgaatGAAATGGGTAACAGGGAATATAACACTCCAGTCCTGACTCATcagcactggcttccaatttgtttccaggcacgaTTTAAAGTGCTGGTGTTTTTAAAGCCCTATCAGGTTTGGGAACAGCGTACTTGAAAGACGGcctactcctttatgaacctacctggccactgtggtcatcttcagaggctctgcttcaggtgcctccTCCTTTGGAGATTAAGCAGGTGGCAGCCCagaagagggccttttcagtagtggctCCAAAACTCTAGATCTCTCTTCCCAGGGAAATTTGCCCCTCCCCTTCTTCTGTTGGCATCTTCCCCCAGCGAGCAAAGCCTTTTTTGTTTCCCTTGGCATTGCCTCAGTTGATCCCTCCTTCCCTTAATGCCTTTGTTATCTTTGGCATTTATTTCAGGCTCTGGTTTTAAATAGTTTAATGATGGTTTTTTGTGTGCTGGTTGCAATGGCTTTTAAAATGGgattttaatttttatgttttaatttgttagctgccttggcaatcctatgagagcagaaaggcagggtaaaaatcttgttaatagcAGTAGTAATATTTGCTGGGGTCCAGGGGGACATTGGGTCGgcagctgtgtgaaacaggatgctgaatggAAAGGGCTGTTTGTCTGATTGAGCACGGCTACTCTTACGTTCTCTGTCTCCATCCTTTGCAGAAGTTGCTATGGGTTCTCTCTGATCTGGGCCATCTGGAGAGGTCAGTATTCTGGAGGCCTTTCTCTCCCCACTCCTTGCTCTACACGCGGCCACGTCCGTGCCAGCAGTTATTTCCGCAACAGTCCCTAACTCGTGGCGACTGTCCTTGTATTCTCGCAGAGGGCTgatctgtgtgtttgtgttctaGTTCAACATTATAGAAACTGTGCAAATTTTTAGATTTGTTTACCTCCCAGTGGCTGGCTTCTCACTATATATAAGACCTCACGGGAGGACCTTGCCACCTAGGAGTGGGGCTGTGATCAGTGATAGATacccgagaccctggagggctgctgccagtcagagcagacaataccatCCTTCATAGACCCAATGGTTTGACTCACTATAAACCAACTCCCTGTGTGTTCACCTGTGAACTGGCTTTTCCCTCAAGATTAAatgttatttattgacttcatttataccctaccttttcccccatgggggacccaaaacagcttacgtcAATCTCCtctgctctgttttatcctcGGAACAACCccgtgagataggttaggttgagtgtgtgtgactggcccaagattacccagtgagcttccatggttcTCCTGGGTCCTAGTGCAACACCGCACTGTCTTTGAATGCTATAAAAGGTGATCTCTTTCCTTCCCGAAAGCCAGACCGGGGCAGGAAACGGGGATATCCCCAATGGCCCTGTAAAATGCGATACATTTCGTGCAAAAAATGTGCACGAACCATATCAGGTTGTTGAATAACCCATCCTAGTCCTCTAGTTGGCTATAGCAACGGCTGAGAGAAAACTCTCTCTAAAGATCAGCTATCCCTTTTCGCTAGTCACCTCAACACCTCATCTTCTGTCACAGGTACCCAATGGCTCTGGGGAACCTGGCTGACCTGGAGGAGCTTGAACCCACCCATGGCCGACCTGACCCGCTCTATATCTACCATAAGGTATCGTTTTGTTCGGAAGAACCACATGGTGCTCTCTGTGGTGAAAGCAGACAGGATATTGCTGTAGCTGTAGCAGATCTTTGTGGAGGAGACTTGGGCTCCCTCTGCATTCCTGCAATTCATCCCTCTACAGCTCGGCTTACTAACTATTTCCTTAGAACGCACTAAAGCCTCTTGCTAGGTGTCGGGGCTGAGCTGGTGCCCAAAATGGTGGCAATGACTTGCTACAAGAGGCTGCATCTTCTGCCACGTGGCAGGGGATCTTCTCAGACTGCTTTACCATGTTATGCCTATGCTGTTTGGGAATCATCTTCTTAATGGTGTGGGTTAAATTATGTAGCATTTTACCTTAAAGGCTATTTTATCacctttttcttaattttttttcaatacaTGTAGTCAACTGATCCTAAAATGTCTGGATCCGATTCCACTCTTCTTTAAGCGCTTTCTGTCTCCTGTCCTCTTCACGTAGGGTATCAACTCTGCTAAGCAGTACTACAACAATGAACACATTTACCCGTACATGTACCTTGCGGGCTACCACTGCCGTAACAAAAATGTCAAGGAGGCACTGGAGGCCTGGGCCGACTCAGCCACTGTGATCCAAGAGTGAGTGTTTTCTCCACTGGCAGAAATGTAGTTCCTTTTCCCCTCTTGGTTGTGAGCAAGTGGAACACTGGCCAAACTGATAAggggggaaagacagaaagaccaGATAGGAATCaagagctgcttccacacacagcagcaggatttgaatccagtggcaacttagagaccgacaagattttcagagtataggctttggagagtcagagcttaaactctgaaaatgtgactcaaatcctgctgttctactgcagaccaacacagctacccacctaacttcCACATGAAGGTTTGAACAAGagtagggtttttgttttttgaggCAGGGTGAGAATGCACACAACATGCTCCTCTAATCATCTAGTTTCTACTCTGCTCTACTCTGATCCTGATTTGCTTtcatctttttggaaagatcacaaTCTAAGTATATTTCCGTGCCATGTGGTAGGAAGTGTGTGTTTCTGAAGGTGCCAGCCTCAGCCCTCTGcagctcccattttcctcctgtgCCACTGGAAGGTTTTTTGGACTTTAAATCCGTAATAAAGAGCCcaatggcgcagagtggtaagctacagtactgcagtccaagctctgctcacaacctgagttcaatcccggcggaagctgggttcaggtagccggctcaaggttgactcagccttccatccttccgaggtcagtaaaatgagtacccagtttcctgggggtaaagtgtagatgactggggaaggcaatggcaaaccatcccgtaaaaagtctgccaaaaaaacgtcgtgatgtgacatccacccatgggtcagtaatgactcggtgcttgcacaggggactacctttaccttttacctaaatcagtaacaacaacaacaaccataacAGTGTgctcatataccactcttctggatagcttagtgccctgctcagagtggtgaacaaagtactgttgttatcctcacaatacagctggagctgagaggagtagctgacccaaggccacctgttgagctcacagcagtagtgggagtcgaaccagcggagtgctggttcacaacccagccacttaaccactgtgataCAGCACCTCATATCCCTGACATATCCCTGTAGCTTAAAATTGGCAACTGACATAGCATTCTACTGTAACCTTACAGCAATATGCCAATTACCTTTTTTCTAAGTCCTGTGGTGGCATTCAGTTGTGAGAAATGTGCTGTGGAACACAAGATTAAAGGGTACTGGGATGGTAGGGAAAAATAGCTGGTATAATATTCCATTTGATAGAAGATTTTGCCCTTGTGAGCATGGCATTGTGGAAGAACAATCAAGATTATACTGTCTTATCCTTTGTATAGTTCTTGTTGATTTCTGCTCATTGAGTTAGATATAGAGCCGTTGTCCATAAAACAGTTCTCACTCCTGCAGGTGAAAGCCCTCCTGCATTCGGGTGCCCTATTCTTCTCTTTTCCAGTTATAATTACTGCCGGGAGGATGAAGAAATCTACAAGGAATTCTTTGATGTGGCCAATGATGTAATTCCTAATTTGCTAAAAGAGGTGGCCAGCCTTGCTGACTTGGCGGAGGAGAAGGGGAGTGGTGAGAGAGGAGAGGTAAGGAGGGTGGCTGACGGGGGATAGGGGCTGAGGATGTCAGCTGCTGGTGCCCAAAAGTGGGGGAGGAGAAGTAGTTGGGCTTGATGGCTTTTGATCGGTGTTTGGCACGAGGTGCTGGTAAAATGCACTGCACTGCTTTGGACTGCAGGTAGCGGATTCCAGTTCTGAATgttcctttgcattaaaaaaaacatttatagacagaaaaagaacagggagaaagcttcgagtccagcagcaccttaaaaaccaacaagaattTCCAAAGTATAATGAATAACGAAGAGAGCTTGACttgtgaaagcttataccctagaaactcttgtctttgaggtgctactggtctcgaacgttgctcatctactgcagaccaacacagctgcccacctgaaaccagcagggggaaaggtgctGTCCTTTCTGCTCTCAGTgctggtttccaatttgccagCATTTGGAGTTGTTGGTTTTGTGCATAAGGTAATATTCTAAAATGTGATCCATCACCCTGTTGTCTGAATTGGGGCAGTCCGTTCTACCACTTCATTCCTCTTCATTCCTCTGCATGTGTGACCCAAGCATGGAAGGGTGGACACATGAAGGTGCTTTCTAATGAGTCAGACCATGAATCTATCATGGACCGTATCACCTACTGTGACAAGCTGCAGCTTTCTATGGACTCAGGTAgaactctttcacatcacctgatgcctgggattgaacctagtatcttctgcatgcaaagcagatgctctaccattgagccgtGGAAAGAAGGGCCAGACCTTGTGCAGGAGATGGGTATGGAATACAGTCAAGTGGAGAGCTTTAAACTGTGAGGACCAGAAGCTTGAACAAAGATTAAACTAAAGGATTGAGGATGGGGGCTGTGGTTGATAAGGATGTCTTGTGCAGAAATGTGTTAAGAATCCACGAGTGAAGAGGAAGTTCCAGGAGGGCAGATGGGGGCAATCAGTAAACATTGTAGAGTCTTGGAATTGGGTTCAGAGAGGGATCAGCGGTAAATGAAGAATCGACAGAACGTGGTGGCCACATTGGTAGGAGAGAAGCCCGTGAATTAGATCAGGGGTGGGGAAAGCCTTTGGCTGTGTTGTACGGAAATATAAAAGAGGTATAAGGGATGATATTTTTTCCATGTTTTTTCTATTCCTAGGCCGGTTCTTTAAGTTTGATGGTTTTATCATTCtctgaattttttaaattgttctttATAACACCAGTTGGTGGTATTATTGCCGCCTTATTGTTTTCtggtttggagagccagtttggtgtagtggttatgagcgcgggactctaatctggagaaccgggtttgattccccactgctccgcttgaagccacctgggtgacttgggtcagtcacagctctcttagagctctctcagccccactcaccccacagggtgttttgttgtggggatgataataacatactttgtaaactgctctgagagggtgttaagtcatcctgaagggcagtatataaatcgaatgttgttgttgttgttattgtgaatGAATATTGTAGTATCTCGGGAGTCTGTGTGCAGGGTGTGGATGACTTAATATCCAAGTCTGGGTGAACAGCCAGCATGAACAATGTGTATGGAGCAATCTGTCCCATGTCTTTCTCCCCTAGTTGTCTCCATCCCAGGCAGGCGGCTCAGCACTGCAGGACCCAGAGTGTTTTGCCCACCTCCTGCGTTTCTACGATGGAATCTGCAAATGGGAAGAGGGCAGCCCCACGCCTGTCCTCCACGTGGGCTGGGCCACTTTCCTGGTGCAATCCCTGAGCCGTTTTGAAGGGACGGTGAGTGATGATCACCTTTGTAACCCAAGGGAGTGGAATGGGGCTTTGAAGATCAAAGAGATCAAGCATGTGTgtgtattggggagggggaggtgggcTGGTATTGAATCGCTTCTAGGGATGTTACAAGCTGACAGTTCCTTGTGGAGCTGGGATCTGTTCCGATGCAGCAGGGGACCGTCAAAGCCTGATGATATTTGTTGGTGAGTGCAGTTATTGGTTGGAACTAAGACCCATCATAGTGTGATTCAAGCGGATTTGGGATACTAGGGTGGGGTGGCTGGGCTAATTTGGATATTTGAAGAGATATATCAGTGTTGGAGGTAAATTTTGGGAGGCCAAGTGTCATCAagtttttctttccatttaaaCTGCCTTCTCATTCCTCTTGCAGAAGTTGCACTCATTGTCAGCATTCTATGTCTGATCCTCCCCCAACGTTTAGAATAGGTCTAAATTGTCCTGTTTGCAGAGAGTCGACACAAATATTTAACTTCAGTGCTGGTTTGGGGCAGGGAAGGATTGGTTTGAATGTTAACTTCCAGGTATGAATCATGTCCTTCCTCCTTCCACTCAGGTGCGGCAGAAAGTGACCCTGGTGAGCCGAGAGGTGGACACCAACGACGACGATGACCAAGGCAGTGAGGACCCACGAGAGGGGCGACGCCGTGGTCCCCGCCGTGAGTCCAAGCCCGAGGAGCCCCCCCTGCCCAAGAAGGTGACCGAGCGCCGACGCCCAAGCTCAGGCCAACGTGCAGACAGGCCTGctctggagaaggaggaggggccCAGTAGTGGCCCTAGCCCACCCCCTGAAGGGCCCATCCTCACATTCCAGAGCGAAAAGATGAAGGGCATGAAGGAGCTGCTGGTGGCAGCTAAGATTAACTCCAGTGCGATTAAGCTGCAGCTCACGGCTCAGTCCCAGGTACAACTGAAGAAGCAGAAAGCCTCGGCCCCCCGTGACTACACCCTTTCCTTCCTCAAGCGGCCCCGGAAGTCCCTCTGAACCAACCAGGGGGCTGCTTGTGGAGCCCACGAGGGTCCCGTGACTCTGTGTCATTTCTCCAAGTACCAACATGTCGCCTGCTGTGCCTAATGGGGAGTGTGGAAAGTGAGGCAGGGGTTGAAAATCCTCCTGAGTAGCCCTCCGGCCCTCCCAGGGACAGATAGACGCTTCTCTTCCCACAACAGGATCCCAGAGAGGCAGCAGAATTCGGTTGCACTCCGTGCATGGATCTCTGGATGTACGGGGGTGCCTGATATGCCTAGTATTGTCATCTGACAATACTACTGTTCTTTCACTACTGTTCTTTCCTCCGAATAGAAATGCCGTTCTCAAATAGGTGTTCAAATCCTATCAGAGCCTTGAGACACTTGTCGACAAGAAAGCTTCGGAGAAAGAAGTGGGTGTGCAAAGATGAAATACCGCTAAGCcgagggatggggtgggggtcaTTGCCCTTGCTGCCTCTACTATCATACTTGcaataaggggagggggggaaggatttGTACTGCTGATATATGGATTTTGTAAAAAGGTTAATAAAACGaggggcatttttttttaaagtggtcttttctagaatttttttttatcacTACAGCTTCCGGTACCTGAATATTTTTTTGGAAAGCTGTTGTAACCATGCTGAGGCAATGCTATGAAGAccagtttagagatgggcatattCAGCCATGTAGGAAAAATGTCTCGTAGTCCTCAGTCTCTCTCCTTCACTGGTACGCTGCCTCTGTTAGCTGATGTATCAGCTCCAACCGCACTGGATGTATATGATTGGCAACATCTCTTCTTGGAGAGTACACAGTATTTGCgtgttttttttccagatgtCTGCAATAAACTAAAATTCCCCGCCTTTCCCTAACTGCTACATTTTTTTGCAGCATGAATTTCCATTGGCTACACAGCTGAGATCAAATGCTGCCGACAAATCCTCCTTATTCCAGGAATTTACCTTTAGGCATCCCAAGATCCTTCTGCTGATGGGAGCAGACAGCCTGGATTTTTTCATCAGCCAGCTACTCTGTTGCGCTTCGTTACCCCAGATCAGCATCAAAGACTGGACAGAAAAACAGGTCAACCCACCCCCAGCTTTCAGACTCTGAAATATCCCTCCTTTTAGATTTCTCCCAAATGCCATGTTGACTCTTTGAGAAAATCAAGCCATTGGCCCTGACCTCTTAAATATGTGCTGCATAAGCCCATTTATTCAAACGGGGTGTGTTTGGAACATGATAACCTGAAAAAGATGCTTTGGTTATCTAGAAATAGCATGTTACCTGTACTAAGAGTACCATGCAGGGGACAATATCAACCCCTTTGTCACTGTTACCTTTCTATCCTACTTTCCTTGCGGAAATTGAAAGCACCATACTTGGGTGGTTCCCAGGTGC is a genomic window of Eublepharis macularius isolate TG4126 chromosome 1, MPM_Emac_v1.0, whole genome shotgun sequence containing:
- the MEN1 gene encoding menin; translation: MGLKGAQKALFPLRSVSDVVRLFELELRREQPDLVLLSLVLGFVEHFLAVNRVLPTNVPGISFEPAQGPDSLTYFPVADLSIVGALHARFTAQIRGAVDLSLYPRPDGYSSRELVKKVSDVIWNSLSRSYFKDRAHIQSLFSFITGTKLDSSGVAFAVVGACQALGLLDVHLALSEDHAWVVFGKDGEQTAEVTWHGKGNEDRRGQTVNSGVAERSWLYLKGSYLRCTRQMEVAFMVCAINPSIDLHTDSLELLQLQQKLLWVLSDLGHLERYPMALGNLADLEELEPTHGRPDPLYIYHKGINSAKQYYNNEHIYPYMYLAGYHCRNKNVKEALEAWADSATVIQDYNYCREDEEIYKEFFDVANDVIPNLLKEVASLADLAEEKGSGERGELSPSQAGGSALQDPECFAHLLRFYDGICKWEEGSPTPVLHVGWATFLVQSLSRFEGTVRQKVTLVSREVDTNDDDDQGSEDPREGRRRGPRRESKPEEPPLPKKVTERRRPSSGQRADRPALEKEEGPSSGPSPPPEGPILTFQSEKMKGMKELLVAAKINSSAIKLQLTAQSQVQLKKQKASAPRDYTLSFLKRPRKSL